In Monodelphis domestica isolate mMonDom1 chromosome 3, mMonDom1.pri, whole genome shotgun sequence, the following proteins share a genomic window:
- the LOC107648903 gene encoding zinc finger protein ZFP2-like, with the protein MESLEECGEDAGLQPGKPAQASVKFKDVAVDFTWEEWRLLDPPQKELFWEVMLENYRNLVCLDLADSNKDVMMSKLESGEPHWIPTGGVLRSCWPGWELRPQTKESAPKMNISVKVLTQEKSLEDDPRICKMEKAWECDGRLKRKRSMEGKPSRGIKIIQAEPPSEAGGSDYGKYSQTSSPEPGLFPQQGASVVMQGQKEDNQRGRSTRYLNQGQCDQIHSRKKCRKVKKCQNKVLGHDLGCIKNRGILSEEKVYERGNSFPSINELGPHQRTDRETKCNELTKQRKTGRAEHYSHRQSTERRYKCNECGKAFQEKGSLKKHYRMHTGEKPFKCSECGKAFCRSTSLTIHQRSHTGERPYECNECGKAFRSKSHLSEHWRTHAGTGLHKCHICGKAFYSKYNLTNHSRIHTGEKPYECSECGKTFRLKSSLTCHFRNHTGEKPFKCSECGKAFSRSTSLTIHQRSHTGEKPYECNECGKTFPSNSHLSEHRRTHARTGVHDCKEYGKTFWSRSNPSDHRKSTHAGTGIHECNVCGKAFSKKYNLTIHSRIHTGEKPYECSECGKTFRLKSSLTFHFSNHTGEKPFQCSDCGKAFSRSTSLTIHQRCHTGEKPYECSECGKTFRSSSELSRHRRTHAGI; encoded by the exons ATGGAGAGCCTGGAGGAGTGCGGAGAGGACGCGGGGCTGCAGCCCGGCAAGCCCGCCCAG GCCTCCGTGAAGTTCAAGGATGTGGCCGTGGACTTCACCTGGGAGGAGTGGAGGCTCCTGGaccctccccagaaggagctgttctgggaggtgatgctggagaactacAGGAACCTGGTCTGCCTGG ACCTTGCTGATTCAAACAAGGATGTGATGATGTCTAAGCTGGAGTCAGGGGAACCACATTGGATTCCAACTGGTGGTGTCCTAAGAAGCTGCTGGCCAG gTTGGGAATTGAGGCCTCAGACCAAGGAGTCAGCTCCCAAGATGAATATTTCTGTGAAAGTATTAACCCAGGAAAAGTCCTTGGAGGATGATCCAAGAATCTGCAAGATGGAGAAAGCCTGGGAGTGTGATGGCAGATTGAAGAGAAAGCGGAGCATGGAGGGGAAACCTTctagaggaataaaaataatccaaGCAGAACCTCCCAGTGAGGCTGGAGGCTCTGACTATGGTAAATACAGTCAGACCTCTAGCCCAGAACCAGGCCTTTTTCCACAACAGGGAGCATCTGTAGTTATGCAGGGCCAGAAAGAAGATAACCAGAGAGGGCGTTCCACCAggtatttgaaccaaggacaaTGTGATCAAATCCATTCCAGGAAGAAATGTCGTAAGGTTAAAAAATGTCAGAATAAAGTGCTGGGTCATGATTTGGGCTGCATAAAAAACCGTGGAATTCTTTCTGAAGAGAAAGTTTATGAAAGGGGGAATTCTTTCCCTAGTATTAATGAACTTGGTCCACACCAGAGAACTGATAGGGAGACAAAGTGTAATGAATTAACTAAACAGAGGAAGACAGGTCGTGCTGAACATTACTCTCATCGTCAGAGTACAGAGAGACggtacaaatgcaatgaatgtggaaaggccttccagGAAAAGGGGTCTCTTAAAAAACATTACAGAatgcacactggagagaaaccttttaaatgcagtgaatgtgggaaagccttttgtAGAAGCACAAGCCTAACTATACATCAGAGATCTCATACTGGAGAGAGACcatatgaatgcaatgaatgtgggaaggcatTCCGGTCAAAGTCTCACCTTTCAGAACACTGGAGAACTCATGCGGGAACAGGACTTCACAAATGCCACATATGCGGGAAAGCATTCTATAGCAAGTATAATCTTACTAATCACagtagaattcatactggagagaaaccctatgaatgcagtgaatgtggaaagACCTTCCGCCTGAAGTCAAGTCTTACATGTCACTTCCGTaatcatactggagagaaaccttttaaatgtagtgaatgtgggaaagccttttcTAGAAGCACAAGCCTAACTATACATCAGAGatctcatactggagagaaaccatatgaatgcaatgaatgtgggaagacaTTCCCGTCAAACTCTCACCTTTCAGAACACCGGAGAACTCATGCACGAACAGGAGTTCATGACTGCAAGGAATATGGGAAGACGTTCTGGTCACGCTCTAACCCTTCAGACCACCGAAAGAGTACTCATGCAGGAACAGGAATTCACGAATGCAATGTATGTGGGAAAGCATTCTCTAAGAAGTATAATCTTACTATTCACagtagaattcatactggagagaaaccctatgaatgcagtgaatgtggaaagACCTTCCGCCTGAAATCAAGTCTTACATTTCACTTCAGTaatcatactggagagaaaccttttcaaTGCAGTGACTGTGGGAAAGCCTTTTCTAGAAGCACAAGTCTAACTATACATCAGAGAtgtcatactggagagaaaccatatgaatgcagtgaatgtgggaaAACATTCCGGTCAAGTTCTGAACTTTCAAGACACAGGAGAACTCATGCAGGAATATGA